Proteins from a single region of Helicobacter pylori:
- the cag4 gene encoding VirB1 family T4SS lytic transglycosylase Cag4, giving the protein MFEKWIGLTLLLNSLAYPCQKVAISFKQYENLIHIHQKGCDNEVVCRTLISIALLESSLGLNNKREISQKDTSYSMFHITLNTAKKFYPTYSKTLLKTKLLNDVGFAIQLAKQILKENFDYYKQKHPNKSVYQLVEMAIGAYNGGMKHNPNGAYVKRFRCIYSQVRYNE; this is encoded by the coding sequence TTGTTTGAGAAATGGATTGGTCTGACTTTGCTTCTTAATTCCTTAGCCTATCCATGCCAAAAGGTAGCCATTAGTTTCAAGCAATACGAAAATCTTATCCATATCCATCAAAAAGGCTGCGACAATGAAGTGGTGTGCAGAACGCTCATCTCTATCGCTTTACTAGAAAGCTCTCTAGGGTTGAACAACAAGCGTGAAATTTCCCAAAAAGACACTTCTTATTCCATGTTTCATATCACTTTGAACACCGCTAAAAAATTCTACCCTACCTATTCTAAAACGCTTCTCAAAACCAAATTGTTAAACGATGTGGGTTTTGCGATCCAATTAGCCAAACAAATTTTAAAAGAAAATTTTGATTATTACAAACAAAAACACCCCAACAAAAGCGTGTATCAATTAGTAGAAATGGCAATAGGCGCTTACAATGGGGGAATGAAACACAACCCTAATGGCGCTTATGTGAAGAGATTTCGTTGCATTTATTCGCAAGTGCGATACAACGAGTAG
- the cag3 gene encoding type IV secretion system outer membrane cap subunit Cag3, whose translation MFRKLATSVSLIGLLTSNTLYAKEISEADKVIKATKETKETKKEAKRLKKEAKQRQQIPDHKKPQYVSVDDTKTQALFDIYDTLNVNDKSFGDWFGNSALKDKTYLYAMDLLDYNNYLSIENPIIKTRAMGTYADLIIITGSLEQVNGYYNILKALNKRNAKFVLKINENLPYAQATFLRVPKRSDPNAHTLDKGASIDENKLFEQQKRAYFNYANDVICRPNDEVCSPLRDEMVAMPTSDSATQKPNIIAPYSLYRLKETNNANEAQPSPYATQTAPENSKEKLIEELIANSQLIANEEEREKKLLAEKEKQETELAKYKLKDLENQKKLKALEAELKKKNAKKPRVVEVPISPRTSNPDETMRVVKEKENYNGLLVDKETTIKRSYEGTLISENSYSKKTPLNPNDLRNLEEEIKSYYIKSNGLCYASGISLYVKIKNDPYKEGMLCGYESVQNLLSPLRDKLKYDKQKLQKALLKDSK comes from the coding sequence ATGTTTAGAAAACTAGCAACCTCTGTATCGCTCATAGGCTTACTAACCTCTAACACTCTTTATGCTAAAGAAATAAGTGAAGCCGATAAGGTCATTAAGGCCACTAAAGAAACTAAAGAGACCAAGAAAGAAGCTAAACGACTCAAAAAAGAAGCCAAACAGCGCCAACAGATCCCTGATCATAAGAAACCTCAATATGTTTCTGTTGATGACACAAAAACTCAAGCGCTTTTTGATATATACGACACCTTGAATGTGAATGACAAAAGTTTTGGGGATTGGTTTGGTAATAGTGCTTTGAAAGACAAAACCTATCTCTACGCTATGGATCTATTGGATTACAACAACTACTTATCCATAGAAAATCCCATTATCAAAACAAGAGCAATGGGAACCTATGCGGATCTCATCATCATCACAGGCTCACTAGAACAAGTCAATGGGTATTACAACATTCTAAAAGCGCTCAACAAACGCAACGCTAAGTTTGTCTTAAAAATCAATGAAAACCTGCCTTATGCTCAAGCGACTTTTTTGAGAGTGCCAAAAAGAAGCGATCCCAATGCCCATACGCTTGATAAGGGAGCGTCAATTGATGAGAATAAGCTTTTTGAACAACAAAAACGCGCGTATTTCAACTACGCCAACGATGTGATCTGCAGACCCAATGATGAAGTGTGTTCGCCCCTAAGAGATGAAATGGTAGCTATGCCCACTAGCGATAGCGCTACTCAAAAACCTAATATCATTGCTCCTTATAGCTTGTATAGGCTAAAAGAGACAAATAACGCCAATGAGGCTCAACCATCACCTTATGCCACTCAAACCGCTCCTGAAAACAGCAAAGAGAAGCTCATAGAAGAGCTAATCGCTAACTCCCAACTCATAGCCAATGAAGAAGAGAGGGAAAAGAAACTCTTAGCAGAAAAAGAAAAACAAGAGACTGAATTGGCTAAATACAAGCTCAAAGACTTAGAAAATCAAAAGAAACTAAAAGCTTTAGAAGCAGAGCTGAAAAAGAAAAATGCTAAGAAACCTAGAGTGGTGGAAGTGCCTATTTCTCCTAGAACAAGTAATCCTGATGAAACAATGAGAGTTGTCAAGGAAAAAGAAAATTATAATGGATTGTTAGTGGATAAAGAAACCACGATCAAAAGAAGCTATGAGGGGACTTTGATCAGTGAAAATTCTTACAGCAAAAAAACACCTCTCAACCCTAATGACTTGAGGAACTTAGAAGAAGAAATTAAGAGCTACTATATCAAGTCTAATGGCTTGTGTTACGCTAGTGGCATTAGTCTCTATGTAAAAATCAAAAATGATCCCTATAAAGAGGGAATGCTGTGTGGTTATGAGAGTGTTCAAAATCTGCTCTCACCACTAAGGGACAAGCTCAAATACGACAAGCAGAAGTTACAAAAAGCGTTACTGAAAGATTCAAAGTAA
- a CDS encoding cag pathogenicity island protein Cag1, translating into MADTINTTETTHETKKPNAFVNFFKNSLTDKRYDALGLIGAGVLCCVLSGAMGIVGIIFVAIGIFLSFSNINLVKLVEKLSKKQPKAATTVNNETQKSQATSVTNGPTEAKENKD; encoded by the coding sequence ATGGCTGACACAATCAATACAACTGAAACAACCCATGAAACAAAGAAACCAAACGCTTTTGTAAATTTTTTCAAAAACAGTTTGACTGACAAGCGTTATGATGCATTAGGTCTCATTGGAGCAGGGGTTTTATGTTGTGTCTTGAGCGGTGCTATGGGGATTGTTGGGATAATCTTTGTCGCAATAGGAATCTTTTTGTCTTTTTCTAATATCAACTTAGTGAAATTAGTTGAAAAATTGTCCAAAAAACAACCTAAAGCGGCAACAACTGTCAATAACGAAACCCAAAAATCTCAAGCAACAAGCGTTACCAACGGACCAACTGAAGCTAAAGAGAATAAAGATTGA
- the csd6 gene encoding cell shape-determining L,D-carboxypeptidase Csd6, which produces MKKILSALLMGFVGLNASDRLLEIMHLYQKQGLEVVGQKLDSYLADKSFWAEELQNKDTDFGYYQNKQFLFVADKSKPSLEFYEIDNNMLKKINSSKALVGSKKGDKTLEGDLATPIGVYRITQKLERLDQYYGVLAFVTNYPNLYDTLKKRTGHGIWVHGMPLNGDRNELNTKGCIAIENPLLSSYDKVLKGEKAFLITYEDKFFPSTKEELSMILSSLFQWKEAWARGDFERYMRFYNPNFTRYDGMKFNAFKEYKKRVFAKNEKKNIAFSSINVIPYPNSQNKRLFYVVFDQDYKAYQQNKLSYSSNSQKELYIEIENNQVSIIMEK; this is translated from the coding sequence TTGAAAAAAATATTATCGGCTCTGTTAATGGGGTTTGTGGGATTGAATGCTAGTGATCGTTTGTTAGAAATCATGCACCTTTATCAAAAACAAGGCTTGGAAGTGGTGGGTCAAAAGCTGGATTCTTATTTAGCGGATAAATCTTTTTGGGCAGAAGAGCTTCAAAACAAGGACACGGATTTTGGCTATTATCAAAACAAGCAGTTTTTATTTGTAGCGGATAAATCCAAGCCCAGTTTGGAGTTTTATGAGATAGACAACAACATGCTTAAAAAAATCAACAGCTCTAAAGCCCTTGTAGGCTCTAAAAAGGGCGATAAAACTTTAGAGGGCGATTTGGCCACGCCCATTGGAGTGTATCGTATCACGCAGAAATTAGAGCGCTTGGATCAATATTATGGCGTTTTGGCTTTTGTAACGAATTACCCTAATTTGTATGACACCTTGAAAAAACGCACCGGGCATGGCATTTGGGTGCATGGAATGCCTTTAAATGGCGATCGGAATGAATTGAACACCAAGGGCTGTATTGCGATTGAAAACCCGCTTTTAAGCTCTTATGACAAAGTGTTAAAAGGCGAAAAAGCGTTCCTTATCACCTATGAAGACAAGTTTTTCCCAAGCACCAAAGAAGAATTGAGCATGATTTTAAGCTCCCTTTTTCAATGGAAAGAAGCCTGGGCTAGGGGCGATTTTGAACGCTACATGCGTTTTTATAACCCCAATTTCACTCGCTATGACGGCATGAAATTCAACGCTTTTAAAGAGTATAAAAAAAGGGTGTTTGCAAAAAATGAAAAAAAGAATATCGCTTTTTCTTCTATCAATGTGATCCCTTACCCCAACTCTCAAAACAAACGCTTGTTTTATGTGGTGTTTGACCAAGATTACAAAGCCTACCAGCAAAACAAGCTCTCTTATAGCTCCAATTCTCAAAAAGAACTCTATATAGAAATTGAAAACAATCAAGTGTCTATTATAATGGAAAAATAA